Within Massilia litorea, the genomic segment GCCAAGGAACGCGCGGCGCACTCGGTGGTGCTGATCACGCCCTACGATTCGATCCTCGCCATCGCCAAGAAAAAATTCCGTGCAATGCCGATCGAGTACATGCTGCGCCACCGCTTCGAGTCGATCAAGCACGCGCCTTCGCTGAAGGTGCCGACCTATGTGCTGCGCGCCGAGAGCGACGACATCGTGCCGCATTCGCATACCGACCAGCTCTGCGAAAAGCTGGCCAATCTGATCCTCGACGACATCGTCCCCGGCTCGGACCACATGAACATCCCCTACCTGGAAGCGACGCAAGCGCGCATCGCCGGCTTCCTGACCCAGCGCTTCAGCCAGCCCCTGGCGGCGCCCCAGCTCATCGAAACTGTGGCTTGAGGAAAAAAAATGCCGAATCTTGTCGGCATTTATATTTCCACCGAATAAATTGCCAAGTAAAATCGTATTTGCCTTGCAGCGGTGGACTGATGCATATTTGACAGGTTGAGCTGCAGGATTCCGGCATCGGATCACGCGGCGCATGGCCGGCCCTCTCCCCCTCTCATTGTTGTGATGGCGCGACATTCGCGCCCGCGCTGTGTGGAGGAAAGGTTTCGATACAAATCGTAACCCCATGAAACGTCCGGGGCTGACACAATCCGCACGGCATCACGCGCCAGAACGCATTGCGGTGGTGTGTCGAGAGCCTTGCCTCTAGCTTAGCCCTCCCAACGCAGCCGTTGCGCCGGGTACAATATCGAAATTCCAGGAGCTCATTCATGAAATTCAAGCAACTCAGCACGACGATTGCGGCTTTGTTCATTGCCGGCAGCGCCATGGCGCAAGCGCCGGCGCCGAAGCTGGGCATCGTCTACGATGCCGGCGGCAAGTTCGACAAGTCGTTCAACCAGTCCGCTTTCGAAGGCGCCGAGCGCTTCAAGAAAGAGACCAACATCCCGTATATCGAAGTCCAGGCCAACAGCGATACCCAGGCCGAGCAGGTGATGCGCGGCCTCGCGCGCAAGAAGCTCGACATGATCGCCGCCATCGGCTTCTCGCAGACCCAGGCCGTGGCCAAGGTCGCCAAGGAATTCCCGAAAGTCAAATTCGTCCTGATCGACTCGATCGCGCCGGGCGCGAACGTGAACTCGATCATGTTCAAGGAACAGGAAGGCTCGTACCTGGTCGGCGTCGCCGCCGCGATGGCCTCCAAGTCCAAGAAGATCGGTTTCGTCGGCGGCATGGACATCCCGCTGATCCGCGCATTCGCCTGCGGCTACAGCCAGGGCGCGAAGGCCCAGCAGCCGAAGATCGAGATCATGTCGAACATGGTCGGCACCACCAGCGCGGCCTGGAACGACCCGGCCAAGGGCGGCGAGCTGGCACGCCAGCAATTCGACCGCGGCGCCGACGTCGTGTTCGCCGTTGCCGGCGGTTCGGGCATGGGCGCGCTGCAGATGGCCAAGGAAAAGGGAAAACTGGCGATCGGCGTCGATTCGAACCAGAACTACCTGCATCCGGGCTCGATGCTGACCTCGATGGTCAAGCGCGTCGACGTCGCGATCTACGACGCGTTCATGCAAGTCAAGAACAACACCTGGAAGGCCGGCACCACCTATAAAGGCCTGAAGGAAGGCGGCGTCGACTGGGTGCTGGACAAGGACAACCGCAAGGTCGTCTCGCCCGAAATGGAAAAACGCGTCAATGGCGTGAAGGCCGACATCATCAACGGCAAGATCAAGGTCATCGACTACCGCGCCGCAAGCAGCTGCCCGGTCTGATCTTTTTTTAAGGTTTTCATCAAAGCGCGCCGCGCCGGTTTCCGGCGCGGCGCGCTTTTAAATGCATTGATCTGATCAATGCATTTACTCTTTATAAAGCATTCACTTTTTCACTACTGATCGCTATGCAGCCAGCCGTAGAATTTCGCAACATAAGCAAGGCCTTCGGGCCGGTGCAAGCGAACGCTGACGTCAGCTTCACAATCGCCAAGGGTTCCATCCATGGCGTCATCGGGGAGAACGGCGCCGGCAAATCCACCCTGATGAGCATCCTGTACGGCTATTATCACGCCGACAGTGGCCAGCTCCTGATCGACGGCCAGGCGCGCGCCATCCGCAGCAGCCAGGAAGCCATCGATCTCGGCATCGGCATGGTGCACCAGCACTTCATGCTGGTCGAGAACATGACCGTGCTCGACAACGTCATGCTCGGCGCCGAGGGTGGTTTCAAACTGGCTGCGAAGCGCGCCGAAGTCGAAGCAAAGCTGCGTGAGATCTGCAGCCGCTACCGCCTCGATGTGGATCCGCTGGCAACCATCCACGATTTATCCGTGGGCGCCCAGCAGCGCGTCGAGATCCTCAAGCAGATCTACCGCAGCGCCAACATCCTGATTCTCGACGAGCCGACCGCCGTCCTGACGGCCCAGGAGACTGCGTCCCTGTTCGAGATCCTGCGCCTGTTCAAGGAGCAGGGCAAGACCATCATCCTGATCACCCATAAACTGCAGGAGATCATGGACATCACCGACCAGGTGACGGTGCTGCGCGCCGGCCGCGTGTCGGGCGCCGTGGCGACCCGCGAGACCTCGAAAGAGCAGCTGGCCAACATGATGGTGGGCCGCCCGATCGAGGGCAACCTGCCGCGCAAACCTTTCAACCCAGGCGCGCCGGTGTTGAAAGTGTCGAACCTGCAGCTGAAGGACGCGAACGGCGTTCAGCTGCTGGCCGACATCGACCTGAACGTGCGCGCGGGCGAGATCGTGGCGATTGCCGGCGTCTCCGGCAACGGCCAGAGCGAACTGATGGAAATCCTGGCCGGCATGCGCCTGCCGACCTCGGGCCAGGTCGAGCTGGAGGGCAAGCCCCTGCCCTTCGGGCGCCGCACGAATGCCGACGGCTTGCCGGCCACCTTCCGCAAGCTCGGCATCGGCCACGTGCCGGAAGACCGCCTGCGCGACGGTGTGATCAAAGATTTCTCGGTGATGCAAAACACCGTGTTCGGCTACCAGGACCGTGTGAAGAACCGCTGGGGCCTGTTCGACTTCGATGCGATCGCCAAGCGCTGCGCGCACCTGCTGCAGGCCTTCGACGTGCGTCCGAACAATCCGGACCTGCGCATCGGCCTGCTCTCGGGCGGTAACCAGCAAAAGGTCGTGATCGCGCGCGAAGTGTCGGCGGCACCAAAACTGATGCTGGTCGGCCAGCCGACCCGCGGGGTCGACATCGGCACCATCGAATCGATCCACACCCAGCTGCTGCGCCTGCGCGACGAAGGCGTGGCGATCCTGCTGGTGTCCGTGGAACTGGAAGAAGTACGCGCACTGGCCGACCGCATCGTGGTCATGTCGGGCGGCCGCGTCACCGGCGAACTGAATATCGACGAATTCGACACCACCCGCATCGGCCTCCTGATGGGCGGCATGCACAAGTCATGAAACAGATGAAAACCACCGAACTGCCACGCTGGGCGACAGGCTTCGCCCTGCCGGTCCTGAACCTGCTGTCGGCCCTGCTGGTCGCCGCGCTCGTCATCCATCTGCTGGGCGAAAGCCCGGTCGAATCGATGAAGATCCTGATCAACTCCGCGGTCGTCAATCCGGAAGGCCTGGGCTATACCCTGTTCTACGCCAGCACCTTCATCTTCACCGGCCTGGCGGTATCGATCGCCATGAAGGCGGGCCTGTTCAACATCGGCGCAGAAGGCCAGATGTATTTCGGCGGGCTGGGCCTGACGCTCGCGATGCTGGCATTCGACGCCACGCTCTCGCCCTGGCTGCTGATTCCGCTGGCGCTGCTGGGCAGCGCCCTGTTCGGCGCGCTGTGGGCCTTCCTGCCGGGCTACCTGCAGGCCCGGCGCGGCAGCCACGTGGTGGTCACGACCATCATGTTCAACTTCATCGCCGCCAACCTGATGAACTTCATCATCGTCAAGGCGCTGCTTCCCGAGGGCGAGCAAAACCCGGCCAGCCGCGTCTTTTCCGATGCCGCCGCCCTGCCGACCCTGAACACCTGGTTCTCCTTCTTCGGCGACTCGCCGCTGAACATCGGCTTCCCGATCGCCATCGTCGCGCTGGCAGTCTACGGTGTGATGGTCTCGCGTTCGGCCTGGGGCTACCAGCTGCGCGCGACGGGCCTGAACCAGCACGCGGCCCACTACGCCGGCGTGCGCATCAGCCGCATGATCATCGTCGCGATGCTGATCTCGGGCGCGCTCGCCGGCCTGGCGGCGGTGAACTCGATCATGGGGTCGACCCATTACCTGAGCCTGAACTTCCCGGCCGGCGCCGGCTTCGTCGGCATCGCGATTGCCCTGATGGGCCGCCAGCACCCGGTCGGCATCTTCCTGTCGTCGGTGCTGTTCGGCGCGCTGATCCAGGGCGGCTTCGACCTCTCGCTGGAAAAACCGAACATCCCGGTCGAGACCTTCATCTTCATCCAGGGATTGATCATCCTGTTCTGCGGCGCGATGGAACACTTCTACGCGCCGGCGCTCCTGAAACTGATCAACGCAACACGCAAGGGATAAGCCATGGAATTCTTTGATTTCGCCGCCGCCGTCATCGTCTCGATGATCCGCAGCGCGCCGGTGCTGATGTTCGCCGCGCTGGCCGGCCTGTTCGCCGAACGCAGCGGCGTGGTCGACCTCGGGCTCGAAGGCAAGATCCTCGCCTCGGCCTTCGTGTCGGCCGCCGTTGCCTACAGCACCCACAATCCCTGGGCCGGCATCGTCGCGGGCATGGCGGTCTCGGTTGCAATCGCCATGGTCCAGGCCTTCGTGTCGATCACCCAGAAGGGCAACCAGCTGGTGGCCGGCATCGCCATCAACATCGCCATGAGCGGCCTGACCTTCGTCGTCGCCCAGTACATCTTCCAGCAGGGCGGGCGCACGCCGGACCTGGGCGACGCGCGCCTCCCGAACATCGTGCTGCCGGGGACCGAAGCGCTGGCAAACCTGCCTTTCCTCGGCTGGCTGTGGGGCCGTGTGCTCGGCGGCCATTCGCCGCTGGTCTACCTGGCCTTCCTGCTGCTGCCGGTGGTGCACTGGGTGGTGTATCACAGCCGTTTTGGTTTGCGCCTGCGCGCCTGCGGAGAAAACCCGCATGCGGCGGACGCGGCCGGCGTCTCGGTCGAGAAGACGCGCTACCTGGCGATGCTCGTCGCCGGCGTACTGTGCTCGTTCTCGGGCGCCTACCTGTCGATCGTCCAGAGCGGCTTCTTCCTGCGCGACATGTCGGCCGGCGCCGGCTACCTGGCGTTGACCGCGCTGGTGTTCGGCAACTGGCGTCCGCTGCACACCGTGCTCGGCTGCCTGATGTTCGGCTTCTTCACGGCCGTGCAGATCCAGCTCGAAGGCCGCGACCTGCCGCTGGTCGGCCGCATCCCGGGTTCGCTGATCCAGATGATCCCGTATGTCGTGACGGTGGTCGTGCTGGCCGGACTGATGGCCAAGTCGGTGGCGCCGAAGGCGATCGGCAAGCCGTTCGTCAAGTCGCGCTGATCGGACACGTATCAAACGAGGGGCGGCCTGCGGGCCGCCCTTTTTTTGCCTGGACACCTGGCAACTGCAGGGTGGGCGCCCCGTGCCCACCGCCCACTATTCCCGCTGTAGTGGCACCCCACCCGCATCGAGCTTCTGCAACGCATGCTTCTTCCCGCTGCGCGCCTCCTGCCAGGCCGGCAGCACGCGGAAGGTCAGCGCCAGGTCGTAGTCGCCGGCCACGCTGCCCGCGTCCATCGGCACATTGCCCGGACGGTTCTGGAACCAGCGCAGCCATTCGCTTGATCCCGGCGCGGGCGAATTCAAATAGGGAGCGCCGGCGTTCGGCGCGCCGTCGGCATCCGGCGGCGCCAGCGGCATCAGGAAGGCACTCATTCCCTTCGCCGGATTGGCGGGATTCCACTGCGAGGTCCCATGGCAGCTGAGGCAGGACGAATTGCCGGCCCGCCGCAGCAGGCTGCGCTGCCCGCCCGTCACCACCGAGATGTCGTTGGCGCCATGGTCGTTCGGTCCCGACAGCCGCCCTCCCCAGCCGAGCGTCTCGGTGGCGTACAGGGGCGCGTTCGGATTGATCCAGCTTTCGAACAGCGGCGCGCCCGGCTTGGCGGCGCTGTCAACCCGCGGATCGTTGCCCCATTGCGCGCCCAGCGGCACCATCTGGTCCCATACGCCACGGCTGCCCGGACGCGTGTTGCGGTCGTAGACCAGGGTCGTGAACACCCAGCCGGTCTGCGGCGCCGACTGCGTGTCCTTCACCACGATGTCGACCTGCATCAGGTGGCCCTTGCCCAGGGTCGGGCGGTCGAACTGCCCGGTGGTGGCATTCGTCGTCATCATCATCGGCCAGGACAGCGCGCCGCGCATCGCCGGCCATTCGGCGGGACCGGCCGTCGTGAAGGCGAGCTTCACCGTGATCGAGCCTTCGGCATATTGGGTGGCGCCCCCTCCGAGCTGCGGCGCCTGCGGGTCGCGCCAGATCGCGCCCAGCGTCTGCGCCGCCGTGCGGTTGTACCAGGTGAGGACATAGGTCGTAAATGGTTTCGTCAGGCCGCTCTTCGCAAACATGGCGTCGTCGACCCGTTCGATCCCGACCAGCATGCCGTGGATCGCTTCGCGCTGGGCGCCCAGCCAGGGATCGTTGTACCAGCCGCGCCGGCCCGGGTCCCAGTCGCCGTCGTCCAGCAGCAAGGCCACCATGTCGCGGGCGACGCTGTCTTTCAGGGCTTGCGTGTAGGCGGCGGCGTTCGCGGTGCTGATCGGCAGGTTGCCGATCGCGGTGCGCCAGGGCATGTGCGGGGCCGGCAGGCCGGACGGATAGTCATGGCTGAGTTTGAACAGCGGCCCGGCGTAGTCCGAGCGCGACGGCAGGCGGCCGTTGTGGTCGAGCCAGGGATCAGGGGCGGCAATGGCCGGCACCCCAAGCAGCACGCCCAGCACGGCCAGGCAATAGCAGAAGTACATGGTTCGAATGCGCATGTTCTTTCCTTGGAAGGAAGTGAAAACAGCCCATTCTTCCGTGCGGGAACCCTGCTGGATTGCGAACGAACAATGTCTTGCCAGACTCCAGCGAGCGCCGCTGAGCGTCGCTATTGCGCCTCAGTCGCTCGCCAGCCGCGCCGAGCGCGTGATGGTCCACGACAGCCCGAAGCCCGCCGACAAGCCATTGTCGCGCAGGTGCAGTGGACTGTCGCGGTTGGCGCCCGAGCCATAGTTCTCGGCGCGCAGGAAGCCGTAGACGCGCAGGTCGCGGTTGACCACGCGCGCGGCGAATACCCCGGCGCGGACCAGGATCAGGCCGGCGTCCGCGCTGTAGGCGGGTCGGGTGGCGGTCGCGAATTCGGGCCGCACCTCGTAGAAATAACGGTTGATCTTGCCGTCGCCGACGACCGCGGCGAGATGGGTGTCGAACAGCCATTTGCCGTCAAGACTGCGCCGCTCGTAGACCAGGCGCGGCTCGAAGGTATAACCCTGGTGGCGCAGGCCGCTGCGTACTTCGATCACGGCGCGCAGGGGCAGCTCGGCGCGCAGGCCGCTTTGCGCATCGAAGCGCGCCAGGCGCAGTTTCAGGCGCGGACCGAATTCGGCCAGCGCGCCCAGGTCGGGCATGCCGGCACGCGCCGCCACGTCGTCGGAACGGGCAGGCAGCGAGGCGGCCAGGCCGACGTCGAGTTCGGCGGCGTCGGTCTTGAACAGGCGCGCGCCGATACCGGACTGGTCGGAACGGAATACCTTGCCGCGGTAGATGACGAGCGGCAGCGCCAGGCCGCGCGTCTCGCGGTCGGCCGCGCCGGGATACGAGGGCGTGCTGACGACGCCGCCCGCCAGGCCCAGTTCCCACAGCGGCTGGCCGGGACGGGACTCGGGCGCCACGTCGGAATCGACTCCGGATTGGGCGCGGGCGGCCGTGCTCAGGCACAGGCCAAGGCAGGCAAGGAGGCGGCGGTTCATGCGGTTATCCGGTCAAGGGCGGCGCGGCGCGCCGGAAACGCCATTCTAGCCGCGGCCGGGCCGGCCCAGCCGCACGGCTGGCCCCAGAAAAAAGGCCGGGGCGTCACCGCCGCGGCCTTCATGACGACTGGACTTGCGGGATTGCTTAGCCGTAGATCGCCTTCAGCACTTCCGCCAGTTTGTAACCGCCCTTGATCAGCTGTTCCTTGGCGATCTGCGAGCTCGGCACCGGGTAATTGGCCGGCACTTCCAGGGCGAAGGTGTAATAGGTCTCGCCCTTCTTGCTGATTTGCGGCGTGATCTTGCCCGGCACCACGTCGGCGTAGGCGAATTTCGACACCACCAGCGCGTCGTCCGCCCACTGGTAAGGCCAGGTCGCCGGCTCGCCCGTGTTCGCCTTGATCACCGGCTTGCTGTCGATCGCGAACTGCGCGAACTGTTCCGGCGTCTTGGTACGGACGCGGCGGAAGGCGTAGTCGACCGTGGTGCTGTCCCAGTACGAGTGGAAAGGTTTCGTCAGCGCCTTCGGCACGCCCTCTTTGACCGGCTTCGGATCGCCCGGCGGAATCAGGTTCGCGCTCAGCTCGGACAGCTTCTGGTCGTCCAGCAGCAGGTTGTTGCCGCCGCGCGAGTCGAAGATCGCCGCTTCGTCGACTTCCGCATGGCTCTTCGGCACCACGAACTTGCCGTCCCTGGAAACGAAGGCAGCGCCCACGTGCAGCGGCTGGTGGATGTCGCCGGTCATGTGGGTCAGCAAAATCAAGGCCTGGCGCTTGGTGAACTTGTGCGGGTTCAGGGCCGGGTCGGTTTTGCCCTGCAGGACCGCGATGCACTGCTTCAGGGTCTGGACGATGTCGACCTCGGCCGTACCCACCGCGCCGTCATGGTAGTGCGCCAGCTGGAAGGGCACGTCGGTGTAGTGGTACTCGCTGTGCTTCGGATTGGCGTCCGTGTAGGCCACCATTTCCGGCGACTGCGGGCCGCAATAGGTGCCCTTCACGCAGTCCGGCCAGTTGGCGATGGCTTCCAGCGACTCGCCCGGCAGCAGCAGGGCCGCGATCTGCTTTTCGGCATTCGTGCCCTTGAGCAGTTTGTCGGCGATGGCGCCGACCGCGCGGTGGCCGTCGCCGCCCCAGGCCAGGGCGTCGACCGACGTAAAGGCGCTGGCGAGCGCGAGGACACAAGCTAGTTTTTTCATGGTGGTTCCTTGGTTTGTGCGGTGCTGCGGTTATTGTTGCGCGCGCACTTTGTCGATGCGCGTCGATGGGGCCAGGCCGGCATTCGCACCGCCGGCGCCCGGGTGTTTCGCGATGTAGTCGCTCAGCGCGTCGAGGTCGACGATATGCGTGTCGACCCGGTTCGTGCCCCTGGCAAATTCCGGGAAATTATCGCCGCCTTCGGCCAGGAAGTTGTTCGCGACCACGCGATAGGTTTTGCTGTCCTCGACCGGCGCGCCCATGAACTTCAGACTGCCCGGCACCAGGCGCTGGCCGGCCGGACGCGTCTCGTCCCAGGTGTACGTGAGGCCTTGCGACACTTGCAGGATGGTGGCGCCGGAGGCGCTCGGACGCTGCCACTGCTGTTCCAGCAGGCGCCGCAATTGGGCGCCGGTCAGGTCCAGCACGACCAGGGTATTCCCGAAGGGCAGCACCGCCTGGGCGTGGCCGAAGTTGGTGGTCAGCGCGGCATCCGACGTCTCGAGGTCCTTGCGGATACCGCCATTGTTCATGAAGCCGATCTGGGCACCCTGCGCCCGGGTCGCGGCCAGCACGGCGTCGGCGATCAGGTTACCGAGCGGCGACTCCCCTGCTTCGTTTGCCTTGCGCGCCACCGTCGGCGTGCCCAGCTTGCCCAGCGGACGGGCCAGCGCGGCGCGGCTGCGCTCCTTGACGTTGGCGAGGAAGGCGCTGACTTTCGGATCGGCCGGGAACAGTTCCGGGTTCATGACGACGTTGCGCACGTCGATGTCGGACACAAGGCCGCTGGCCGGGTCGACCTTCACGGCGATGCGCGACAGCAGGTGCCCCGCCGCATCGGCCTGGGTCACGACGCGCCCGTCGACCTTGCACAAATAGCCCTGGTGCGAGTGGCCTGTAATCACCAGGCGGAACGCCGGGTCGAGCTGCTTCACGATGTCGACGATGCCGCCCTTTAGATCGTTGCAGGCCGGCTGGTCTGGCGGCGTGGCCGTGTGGCCGCCTTCGTGGATCAGGGCGACGAAGACCTGCGCACCCTCGGCGCGCATCTGCGGCAGCGCGCGGTTGATGGCTTCGGCTTCGCCGATGAAGTCCAGGCCGGCAATCGCCGAGGCCACCGCGACCGAGGCGGTGCCCTGCAGCACCGCGCCGACCACGCCGACTTTCACGCCTTTCACGGTCTCGATGCGCCAGGCCGGCATGAAGGGCTTGCCGGTGGCGCTATCGAGCACGTTCGCGGCGAGATACGTAAAACGCGCGCCGCCGTAGTTCGGCATGATCCGGCAGGCCTTGCCCGGACGCGGCGAATCGCAGCCGCCGGCCTGCTGGCGCAGCAGCTCCTTGCGGCCCTGGTCGAACTCGTGGTTTCCCACCGACGACAAGCGCAGGCCGAGCAAATTCATCGCCTCGATGCTCGGCTCGTCGGCCCACATCGAAGAGAGCGCCGGGCTGGCGCCGATCAGGTCGCCCGCGCCGATGAACAGCAGATCTTTATCCTCTTTGCGCCAGGCGGCAAGTGCGCCGCTCAAGGCTTCGATGCCGCCCGCGCTCAAGGTTTCGCTCTTGCCCGTGGCGGCGCTGGTATAGGTGTACTTGCTCGGCTCGAGGTTGCCGTGGAAATCGTTGATGGCAACGAGGTTCAATGTGACCGGACCACGCGGCGCGGTGGTGCAGCCGGCGGCAGCCAGGGCCAGCGCCAGAATGGACAAACGGGCGCGGGCGCGCGGGGAAACGGTCATACATTACCTTTGCTGATGAAGTCGGGAACCCCCTGCAGGGCGAGCCGAATTATTGCACGTAGGGATGCGCGCGGCCATCTTTACAGCCGCCGCACCCTTTCATCCTGAAACGAAAAAACGGCCGGTGTCGCCACCGGCCGTTCATCACTCAAGCTGCGAATTCAGTACTTAGAACTCGTACTTGAGGGTTGCCTGGATTGCCCACTGCGATTCGTTCTTCTGCTGCTTGATCGTCACGTCGTCGGCCTTGTTGCGGACCGCGTAGACGTAGCGGCCTTGTGCATCCAGACCGGCGTAGTCGACGAAGCCGCGCACGTTACCGCCGGCCGAAGCGAACGGCACTTCTTCGATATGACCCCACTTCTTGTTCAGCAGGTTGCCGAAGTTCAGGAAGTCCAGCGTGAACGTTGCCTTGTTGCGCTTGAAGATGCCCGGGATTTCCTGGCTCAGGCGCAGGTCGACGGTGTTGGTCCACTTCGAGAAGCTCTTGTTGCGGCCAACCACGCCGCCGGCTGCGTCACGCAGGTCCGACTGGCTGTTGACGATGTCCCAGAAACGTGCCTCGGTGGCAGCGCGTTCCGCATCGGTGGCGCCGTAGAACGCGACCTCACCCGAACCTGGTGCCTTCGGGATGTACATCAGGTCGTTACCGGCAACGCCGTCACCGTTCAGGTCGTTCTTGTAGGTCCAGCTGTACGGCTTGCCCGAACGGCCTTCGTAGAACACGCCGATACGGGTGTTGTAGGTGCCGATGAACTTCTGCTGGAAGTTAACCAGCGCGTTGACGCGGTCCTTCACCAGGTAGGCCGAGTTCGCTGCCACTTCTTCGTTCGGG encodes:
- a CDS encoding BMP family lipoprotein, whose protein sequence is MKFKQLSTTIAALFIAGSAMAQAPAPKLGIVYDAGGKFDKSFNQSAFEGAERFKKETNIPYIEVQANSDTQAEQVMRGLARKKLDMIAAIGFSQTQAVAKVAKEFPKVKFVLIDSIAPGANVNSIMFKEQEGSYLVGVAAAMASKSKKIGFVGGMDIPLIRAFACGYSQGAKAQQPKIEIMSNMVGTTSAAWNDPAKGGELARQQFDRGADVVFAVAGGSGMGALQMAKEKGKLAIGVDSNQNYLHPGSMLTSMVKRVDVAIYDAFMQVKNNTWKAGTTYKGLKEGGVDWVLDKDNRKVVSPEMEKRVNGVKADIINGKIKVIDYRAASSCPV
- a CDS encoding ABC transporter ATP-binding protein; amino-acid sequence: MQPAVEFRNISKAFGPVQANADVSFTIAKGSIHGVIGENGAGKSTLMSILYGYYHADSGQLLIDGQARAIRSSQEAIDLGIGMVHQHFMLVENMTVLDNVMLGAEGGFKLAAKRAEVEAKLREICSRYRLDVDPLATIHDLSVGAQQRVEILKQIYRSANILILDEPTAVLTAQETASLFEILRLFKEQGKTIILITHKLQEIMDITDQVTVLRAGRVSGAVATRETSKEQLANMMVGRPIEGNLPRKPFNPGAPVLKVSNLQLKDANGVQLLADIDLNVRAGEIVAIAGVSGNGQSELMEILAGMRLPTSGQVELEGKPLPFGRRTNADGLPATFRKLGIGHVPEDRLRDGVIKDFSVMQNTVFGYQDRVKNRWGLFDFDAIAKRCAHLLQAFDVRPNNPDLRIGLLSGGNQQKVVIAREVSAAPKLMLVGQPTRGVDIGTIESIHTQLLRLRDEGVAILLVSVELEEVRALADRIVVMSGGRVTGELNIDEFDTTRIGLLMGGMHKS
- a CDS encoding ABC transporter permease — protein: MKTTELPRWATGFALPVLNLLSALLVAALVIHLLGESPVESMKILINSAVVNPEGLGYTLFYASTFIFTGLAVSIAMKAGLFNIGAEGQMYFGGLGLTLAMLAFDATLSPWLLIPLALLGSALFGALWAFLPGYLQARRGSHVVVTTIMFNFIAANLMNFIIVKALLPEGEQNPASRVFSDAAALPTLNTWFSFFGDSPLNIGFPIAIVALAVYGVMVSRSAWGYQLRATGLNQHAAHYAGVRISRMIIVAMLISGALAGLAAVNSIMGSTHYLSLNFPAGAGFVGIAIALMGRQHPVGIFLSSVLFGALIQGGFDLSLEKPNIPVETFIFIQGLIILFCGAMEHFYAPALLKLINATRKG
- a CDS encoding ABC transporter permease: MEFFDFAAAVIVSMIRSAPVLMFAALAGLFAERSGVVDLGLEGKILASAFVSAAVAYSTHNPWAGIVAGMAVSVAIAMVQAFVSITQKGNQLVAGIAINIAMSGLTFVVAQYIFQQGGRTPDLGDARLPNIVLPGTEALANLPFLGWLWGRVLGGHSPLVYLAFLLLPVVHWVVYHSRFGLRLRACGENPHAADAAGVSVEKTRYLAMLVAGVLCSFSGAYLSIVQSGFFLRDMSAGAGYLALTALVFGNWRPLHTVLGCLMFGFFTAVQIQLEGRDLPLVGRIPGSLIQMIPYVVTVVVLAGLMAKSVAPKAIGKPFVKSR
- a CDS encoding MipA/OmpV family protein, whose protein sequence is MNRRLLACLGLCLSTAARAQSGVDSDVAPESRPGQPLWELGLAGGVVSTPSYPGAADRETRGLALPLVIYRGKVFRSDQSGIGARLFKTDAAELDVGLAASLPARSDDVAARAGMPDLGALAEFGPRLKLRLARFDAQSGLRAELPLRAVIEVRSGLRHQGYTFEPRLVYERRSLDGKWLFDTHLAAVVGDGKINRYFYEVRPEFATATRPAYSADAGLILVRAGVFAARVVNRDLRVYGFLRAENYGSGANRDSPLHLRDNGLSAGFGLSWTITRSARLASD
- a CDS encoding S1/P1 nuclease produces the protein MKKLACVLALASAFTSVDALAWGGDGHRAVGAIADKLLKGTNAEKQIAALLLPGESLEAIANWPDCVKGTYCGPQSPEMVAYTDANPKHSEYHYTDVPFQLAHYHDGAVGTAEVDIVQTLKQCIAVLQGKTDPALNPHKFTKRQALILLTHMTGDIHQPLHVGAAFVSRDGKFVVPKSHAEVDEAAIFDSRGGNNLLLDDQKLSELSANLIPPGDPKPVKEGVPKALTKPFHSYWDSTTVDYAFRRVRTKTPEQFAQFAIDSKPVIKANTGEPATWPYQWADDALVVSKFAYADVVPGKITPQISKKGETYYTFALEVPANYPVPSSQIAKEQLIKGGYKLAEVLKAIYG
- a CDS encoding bifunctional metallophosphatase/5'-nucleotidase, with protein sequence MTVSPRARARLSILALALAAAGCTTAPRGPVTLNLVAINDFHGNLEPSKYTYTSAATGKSETLSAGGIEALSGALAAWRKEDKDLLFIGAGDLIGASPALSSMWADEPSIEAMNLLGLRLSSVGNHEFDQGRKELLRQQAGGCDSPRPGKACRIMPNYGGARFTYLAANVLDSATGKPFMPAWRIETVKGVKVGVVGAVLQGTASVAVASAIAGLDFIGEAEAINRALPQMRAEGAQVFVALIHEGGHTATPPDQPACNDLKGGIVDIVKQLDPAFRLVITGHSHQGYLCKVDGRVVTQADAAGHLLSRIAVKVDPASGLVSDIDVRNVVMNPELFPADPKVSAFLANVKERSRAALARPLGKLGTPTVARKANEAGESPLGNLIADAVLAATRAQGAQIGFMNNGGIRKDLETSDAALTTNFGHAQAVLPFGNTLVVLDLTGAQLRRLLEQQWQRPSASGATILQVSQGLTYTWDETRPAGQRLVPGSLKFMGAPVEDSKTYRVVANNFLAEGGDNFPEFARGTNRVDTHIVDLDALSDYIAKHPGAGGANAGLAPSTRIDKVRAQQ